A genome region from Pseudomonas helmanticensis includes the following:
- a CDS encoding SPOR domain-containing protein — translation MALLDKAYKQRMVGALVLVALAVIFLPMLFSRQDEQRQVTVEAPAAPQAPVVPQVQMETVAVPEPQALPQEPVPTDEEVAEDTAPAAPVAATPTAPIMITKPAAPPAVAKSIPAPAQPIAAASSKPDTTQSRVDANGLSVSWSVQLASLSSRASAESLQKTLRSQGYNAYIRSADGKNRVFVGPLIERSEADRLRDLLGRQQNLKGFVVRFQPERG, via the coding sequence ATGGCTTTGCTGGATAAAGCGTACAAGCAGCGCATGGTTGGCGCTTTGGTGCTGGTGGCGCTGGCAGTGATTTTCCTGCCGATGCTGTTTTCCCGTCAGGATGAGCAGCGTCAAGTGACTGTCGAAGCCCCGGCCGCACCACAGGCGCCCGTTGTGCCGCAGGTGCAAATGGAAACGGTGGCCGTGCCTGAACCGCAAGCCTTGCCGCAAGAGCCAGTGCCAACGGATGAAGAAGTCGCCGAAGACACGGCGCCTGCTGCGCCCGTTGCAGCAACGCCGACGGCGCCCATCATGATCACCAAGCCTGCTGCGCCGCCTGCGGTGGCCAAGTCGATTCCGGCGCCTGCCCAGCCGATCGCGGCTGCGTCGAGCAAGCCTGATACCACGCAAAGCCGCGTCGATGCCAACGGCCTGTCGGTGAGTTGGTCGGTGCAACTGGCGAGCCTGTCGAGCCGTGCCAGTGCCGAGAGCTTGCAGAAAACCCTGCGCAGCCAAGGCTATAACGCGTATATCCGTTCGGCCGACGGCAAGAATCGGGTGTTTGTCGGGCCGCTGATCGAGCGCTCCGAAGCCGATCGTCTGCGTGATCTGTTGGGTCGTCAGCAGAACCTCAAGGGTTTCGTCGTGCGCTTCCAGCCTGAGCGTGGCTGA